In one window of Mercurialis annua linkage group LG4, ddMerAnnu1.2, whole genome shotgun sequence DNA:
- the LOC126677704 gene encoding protein EMSY-LIKE 1-like isoform X1 produces the protein MDYELCESSGTDDDLPPSRQYLIPKGERILGNGRSSVGSPTYCRKDMEAHIRHLEQEAYSAVLRAFKAQSDAISWEKEHLITELRKELRVSDDQHRELLTRVNGDEIIQSIREWRQAGGHQAARSTASQLVRDDVLSPTVSGGSRKRQKTSLAGQQMPGLSSMKYMQYPSIGPAGNHHHFSHSYSGAVAANDPAEAAAFDQLIGRKVLTRWPDDNSFYEAEIISYNPSSGKHYLVYDKGAANATFEWVDLKEISPEDIQWVDEDPGISLYSVHGGPGRGVKKSSSHGGVSSVGRGRGSVKSQNKREYLPPQNGFAKMDSDDIELLNTESLVQEVEKVFSLSHPDPLELEKAKKMLKEHEQALVEAIARLADASDVESGEQQFLHMPAMDRG, from the exons ATGGACTATGAACTCTGTGAAAGTAGCG GAACTGATGATGATTTGCCTCCATCGCGTCAATATTTAATTCCAAAGGGAGAAAGAATATTAGGAAACGGTAGATCTTCTGTAGGTTCACCCACATACTGTAGAAAGGACATGGAAGCTCATATTCGTCACCTTGAGCAAGAAGCTTATAGTGCTGTGCTCCGTGCTTTTAAGGCTCAGTCTGATGCCATTTCCTGG GAGAAAGAGCATTTAATAACCGAACTTAGGAAAGAGCTCAGAGTATCAGATGATCAACACAGGGAGCTTCTAACTAGGGTTAATGGGGATGAGATCATCCAAAGCATCAG GGAATGGAGACAGGCAGGTGGACACCAAGCTGCTCGGTCTACTGCATCACAATTAGTTCGAGATGATGTTTTGAGTCCAACTGTTTCAGGTGGCTCTCGCAAAAGACAAAAGACCTCCCTAGCG GGTCAACAAATGCCTGGTTTATCCTCTATGAAGTATATGCAGTATCCTTCTATAGGTCCTGCTGGAAATCACCATCATTTCAGCCATAGTTATTCTGGTGCTGTTGCAGCAAATGATCCTGCTGAAGCTGCAGCTTTTGATCAATTAATTGGAAGGAAAGTCTTGACAAGATGGCCTGATGACAACAGCTTTTATGAAGCTGAAATCATAAGTTACAACCCTTCTTCA GGCAAACACTATCTAGTCTATGATAAAGGTGCAGCAAATGCAACATTTGAATGGGTTGATCTCAAAGAG ATTTCTCCTGAGGATATCCAATGGGTAGATGAGGATCCAGGAATTTCTTTATACAGCGTCCATGGTGGGCCAGGCCGGGGAGTGAAGAAATCCAGCAGCCACGGTGGTGTTTCTAGTGTAGGAAGAGGGAGGGGATCCGTAAAGAGTCAAAACAAGAGAGAGTATCTGCCTCCGCAGAATGGTTTTGCAAAAATGGATTCTGATGACATTGAATTACTTAACACAGAATCACTGGTTCAGGAG GTGGAGAAGGTGTTCTCTTTGAGTCATCCTGATCCTCTCGAGCTAGAAAAAGCAAAAAAGATGCTAAAA GAGCATGAACAGGCACTTGTAGAAGCAATTGCTCGGCTTGCAGATGCGTCTGATGTTGAAAGCG GTGAACAACAATTCTTGCACATGCCAGCAATGGACCGGGGATAG
- the LOC126677704 gene encoding protein EMSY-LIKE 1-like isoform X2, with protein sequence MDYELCESSGTDDDLPPSRQYLIPKGERILGNGRSSVGSPTYCRKDMEAHIRHLEQEAYSAVLRAFKAQSDAISWEKEHLITELRKELRVSDDQHRELLTRVNGDEIIQSIREWRQAGGHQAARSTASQLVRDDVLSPTVSGGSRKRQKTSLAGQQMPGLSSMKYMQYPSIGPAGNHHHFSHSYSGAVAANDPAEAAAFDQLIGRKVLTRWPDDNSFYEAEIISYNPSSGKHYLVYDKGAANATFEWVDLKEISPEDIQWVDEDPGISLYSVHGGPGRGVKKSSSHGGVSSVGRGRGSVKSQNKREYLPPQNGFAKMDSDDIELLNTESLVQEVEKVFSLSHPDPLELEKAKKMLKEHEQALVEAIARLADASDVESED encoded by the exons ATGGACTATGAACTCTGTGAAAGTAGCG GAACTGATGATGATTTGCCTCCATCGCGTCAATATTTAATTCCAAAGGGAGAAAGAATATTAGGAAACGGTAGATCTTCTGTAGGTTCACCCACATACTGTAGAAAGGACATGGAAGCTCATATTCGTCACCTTGAGCAAGAAGCTTATAGTGCTGTGCTCCGTGCTTTTAAGGCTCAGTCTGATGCCATTTCCTGG GAGAAAGAGCATTTAATAACCGAACTTAGGAAAGAGCTCAGAGTATCAGATGATCAACACAGGGAGCTTCTAACTAGGGTTAATGGGGATGAGATCATCCAAAGCATCAG GGAATGGAGACAGGCAGGTGGACACCAAGCTGCTCGGTCTACTGCATCACAATTAGTTCGAGATGATGTTTTGAGTCCAACTGTTTCAGGTGGCTCTCGCAAAAGACAAAAGACCTCCCTAGCG GGTCAACAAATGCCTGGTTTATCCTCTATGAAGTATATGCAGTATCCTTCTATAGGTCCTGCTGGAAATCACCATCATTTCAGCCATAGTTATTCTGGTGCTGTTGCAGCAAATGATCCTGCTGAAGCTGCAGCTTTTGATCAATTAATTGGAAGGAAAGTCTTGACAAGATGGCCTGATGACAACAGCTTTTATGAAGCTGAAATCATAAGTTACAACCCTTCTTCA GGCAAACACTATCTAGTCTATGATAAAGGTGCAGCAAATGCAACATTTGAATGGGTTGATCTCAAAGAG ATTTCTCCTGAGGATATCCAATGGGTAGATGAGGATCCAGGAATTTCTTTATACAGCGTCCATGGTGGGCCAGGCCGGGGAGTGAAGAAATCCAGCAGCCACGGTGGTGTTTCTAGTGTAGGAAGAGGGAGGGGATCCGTAAAGAGTCAAAACAAGAGAGAGTATCTGCCTCCGCAGAATGGTTTTGCAAAAATGGATTCTGATGACATTGAATTACTTAACACAGAATCACTGGTTCAGGAG GTGGAGAAGGTGTTCTCTTTGAGTCATCCTGATCCTCTCGAGCTAGAAAAAGCAAAAAAGATGCTAAAA GAGCATGAACAGGCACTTGTAGAAGCAATTGCTCGGCTTGCAGATGCGTCTGATGTTGAAAGCG AGGATTAA
- the LOC126677777 gene encoding non-structural maintenance of chromosomes element 4 homolog A-like — protein sequence MTLRAKRERVTTVVHPSSTDFIDKKEMIVLPDYAHIAPRYRALKTITIDEANDIGGADSDKFSAIIHQVDGLHELVRNPREQVIDADVLLGITNSLAMCVKAQANGGITPSDFVNCLLRDYVNGGERCTSISTQDARETMNWRNIGVTVSDVFKTCSGCHTMLGPMNTKFKMRKTTTRKRIKQPMESSQPEKVDGLEEKRTDTDINMATMFTILRKNRSVRLEHLVLNRNSFAQTVENLFTLSFLVKDGRAEIKVDENGWHLVSPRNAASASEVAKGAVVYRHFVFRFDYKDWKLMAAFVSTGEELMPHRGRTNPSHDNQEEEEPDTPIRKCLRNSGSLVPEEKNTSINARAGSADIQRKLKIELS from the exons ATGACCCTACGGGCTAAACGCGAACGGGTCACCACTGTTGTTCATCCTTCTTCTACggattttattgataaaaaggaaaTGATTGTACTGCCTGATTATGCTCATATTGCTCCGAGATACAGAGCCCTCAAGACCATTACTattg ATGAAGCCAATGATATTGGAGGAGCTGATTCTGATAAGTTCAGTGCCATCATTCATCAAGTGGATGGCTTGCACGAACTAG TTCGGAATCCGCGGGAACAAGTCATTGATGCAGATGTCCTTTTGGGTATCACAAACTCATTGGCAATGTGTGTCAAGGCACAGGCAAATGGTGGTATAACTCCCTCTGATTTTGTTAACTGTCTCCTCAGAGACTATGTGAATGGAGGCGAGCGGTGTACCAGTATTAGCACACAAGATGCGAGGGAAACCATGAACTGGAGAAACATTGGAGTTACAGTATCTGATGTATTTAAGACCTGTTCTGGATGCCATACTAT GCTAGGGCCTATGAACACCAAATTCAAGATGCGAAAAACTACCACGAGGAAACGTATTAAACAACCTATGGAGAGTTCTCAGCCTGAAAAG GTTGACGGCCTTGAAGAAAAGAGAACAGATACAGACATAAATATGGCAACTATGTTTACCATTTTAAGGAAGAACAGAAGTGTGAGGCTTGAACATTTAGTATTGAATAGAAACTCATTTGCACAAACAGTAGAGAATTTGTTTACATTGTCCTTTCTAGTTAAAGATGGACGCGCTGAAATTAAAGTCGATGAAAATGGCTGGCACTTAGTTT CTCCAAGGAATGCTGCATCTGCCAGTGAAGTCGCCAAAGGAGCGGTTGTATACAGGCATTTCGTCTTCAGATTTGACTACAAGGATTGGAAG TTGATGGCGGCTTTTGTCAGCACTGGGGAGGAGCTAATGCCGCATAGAGGTCGAACAAATCCCTCACATGATAATCAGGAGGAAGAAGAACCTGACACACCGATCAGAAAGTGTTTGAGGAATAGCGGCAGCTTGGTTCCAGAAGAAAAAAACACGAGTATAAATGCTCGAGCGGGGTCTGCTGATATACAGAGGAAACTGAAAATCGAGTTGAGTTGA
- the LOC126677704 gene encoding protein EMSY-LIKE 1-like isoform X3, with translation MEAHIRHLEQEAYSAVLRAFKAQSDAISWEKEHLITELRKELRVSDDQHRELLTRVNGDEIIQSIREWRQAGGHQAARSTASQLVRDDVLSPTVSGGSRKRQKTSLAGQQMPGLSSMKYMQYPSIGPAGNHHHFSHSYSGAVAANDPAEAAAFDQLIGRKVLTRWPDDNSFYEAEIISYNPSSGKHYLVYDKGAANATFEWVDLKEISPEDIQWVDEDPGISLYSVHGGPGRGVKKSSSHGGVSSVGRGRGSVKSQNKREYLPPQNGFAKMDSDDIELLNTESLVQEVEKVFSLSHPDPLELEKAKKMLKEHEQALVEAIARLADASDVESGEQQFLHMPAMDRG, from the exons ATGGAAGCTCATATTCGTCACCTTGAGCAAGAAGCTTATAGTGCTGTGCTCCGTGCTTTTAAGGCTCAGTCTGATGCCATTTCCTGG GAGAAAGAGCATTTAATAACCGAACTTAGGAAAGAGCTCAGAGTATCAGATGATCAACACAGGGAGCTTCTAACTAGGGTTAATGGGGATGAGATCATCCAAAGCATCAG GGAATGGAGACAGGCAGGTGGACACCAAGCTGCTCGGTCTACTGCATCACAATTAGTTCGAGATGATGTTTTGAGTCCAACTGTTTCAGGTGGCTCTCGCAAAAGACAAAAGACCTCCCTAGCG GGTCAACAAATGCCTGGTTTATCCTCTATGAAGTATATGCAGTATCCTTCTATAGGTCCTGCTGGAAATCACCATCATTTCAGCCATAGTTATTCTGGTGCTGTTGCAGCAAATGATCCTGCTGAAGCTGCAGCTTTTGATCAATTAATTGGAAGGAAAGTCTTGACAAGATGGCCTGATGACAACAGCTTTTATGAAGCTGAAATCATAAGTTACAACCCTTCTTCA GGCAAACACTATCTAGTCTATGATAAAGGTGCAGCAAATGCAACATTTGAATGGGTTGATCTCAAAGAG ATTTCTCCTGAGGATATCCAATGGGTAGATGAGGATCCAGGAATTTCTTTATACAGCGTCCATGGTGGGCCAGGCCGGGGAGTGAAGAAATCCAGCAGCCACGGTGGTGTTTCTAGTGTAGGAAGAGGGAGGGGATCCGTAAAGAGTCAAAACAAGAGAGAGTATCTGCCTCCGCAGAATGGTTTTGCAAAAATGGATTCTGATGACATTGAATTACTTAACACAGAATCACTGGTTCAGGAG GTGGAGAAGGTGTTCTCTTTGAGTCATCCTGATCCTCTCGAGCTAGAAAAAGCAAAAAAGATGCTAAAA GAGCATGAACAGGCACTTGTAGAAGCAATTGCTCGGCTTGCAGATGCGTCTGATGTTGAAAGCG GTGAACAACAATTCTTGCACATGCCAGCAATGGACCGGGGATAG
- the LOC126677776 gene encoding enoyl-[acyl-carrier-protein] reductase [NADH], chloroplastic-like: MAAAATPTTHMATINPCMSSSRKVFKSCVASFSTESREPSCTRLSSSSHISSRRPFFQSLTSVPVSLKRALTRATSAANENKPLPGLPVDLRGKRAFIAGVADDNGYGWAIAKSLAAAGAEIIVGTWVPALNIFESSLRRGKFDESRVLPDGSLMEIVKVYAMDAIYDTLEDVPEDVKTNKRYAGASKWTVQELVESVKQDYGSIDILVHSLANGPEVSKPLLETSRNGYLAAISASSYSYVSLLKHFIPIMNPGGSSLSLTYIASERIIPGYGGGMSSAKAALESDTRVMAFEAGRKHKIRVNTISAGPLRSRAAKAIGFIDMMIDYSIANAPLQKELSAEEVGNAAAFLASPLASAITGAVMYVDNGLNAMGVGVDSPIFENLNIPKSI; the protein is encoded by the exons ATGGCCGCAGCTGCAACTCCTACCACACATATGGCAACAATCAATCCTTGCATGTCTTCTTCTCGTAAAGTATTTAAGTCATGCGTTGCTAGTTTCAGTACTGAGTCTAGAGAACCATCTTGCACTAGGCTTTCAAGCTCCTCTCACATCTCGTCAAGGCGACCATTCTTTCAGAGCCTTACTTCAGTGCCTGTGAGTTTGAAACGGGCTTTAACAAGGGCAACCTCTGCTGCAAATGAGAACAAGCCTCTCCCGGGATTGCCTGTTGATTTGAGAG GTAAGAGAGCATTTATTGCTGGCGTAGCTGATGACAACGGATATGGTTGGGCAATTGCAAAATCTCTTGCTGCTGCAGGTGCAGAGATTATTGTTGGTACATGGGTACCT GCACTGAACATATTTGAAAGCAGTCTAAGGCGTGGGAAATTCGATGAATCACGCgt aTTGCCAGATGGTTCCTTAATGGAAATTGTCAAAGTTTATGCAATGGATGCAATTTATGACACTCTTGAGGATGTTCCTGAAGAT GTGAAAACAAACAAACGATATGCAGGAGCCTCAAAATGGACAGTTCAG GAGCTTGTTGAATCAGTGAAGCAGGATTATGGTAGCATTGACATCCTTGTGCACTCACTTGCAAATGGACCAGAG GTTAGCAAACCTCTTCTGGAGACATCACGGAACGGATATCTTGCAGCTATTTCCGCATCTAGTTACTCATATGTTTCCTTGTTGAAGCATTTTATTCCAATAATGAATCCCG GTGGTTCTTCGCTTTCTCTAACCTACATTGCCTCCGAAAGGATCATTCCAGG GTATGGTGGAGGCATGAGTTCAGCAAAAGCTGCATTGGAGAGTGACACACGA GTTATGGCTTTTGAGGCTGGACGAAAGCACAAAATCAGAGTCAACACAATATCAGCAG GCCCATTAAGAAGTCGCGCTGCAAAAGCAATCGGTTTTATTGATATGATGATTGATTATTCAATAGCCAACGCACCTCTACAGAAGGAATTATCTGCAG AGGAGGTGGGGAACGCAGCTGCCTTCCTGGCTTCACCTTTGGCTTCAGCTATCACTGGTGCTGTTATGTACGTGGACAATGGTCTAAATGCAATGGGAGTTGGAGTTGACAGTCCGATATTCGAGAACCTCAACATTCCAAAGTCGATATGA